In Amycolatopsis jiangsuensis, the following proteins share a genomic window:
- a CDS encoding sunset domain-containing protein has protein sequence MSIFGQVWLWSLLAFVVGALISWLVLARPMRRRVQELEERLATAHADAARTPANAGASRTALLSPVGDETSAWTREEPRGEQAQPAGRGFDPESEYEAEYRTAPEQVVAEPATPGSAFESTAFDDADEAFARPEHGYPDAERTTVTPSLAALDGPTGDPGHGDPGFSGNGRSTVGDPHVEESTVDSNYGDGRTTVYSGLDGAEESGVDAGLPGFPGVDQSASEIGVSGSEPGVPASADSGHSAVSGRFAEEEAGAESTSESFAQRAGHDPDYRAAATDYLNPAESGSGYHRVADTPSADEYGSGYHRAPEPSALERRLEPSPVGFDGGPSAPDEPVSLFEPTPHQEPEAEPDWFRRPDLPERSPFEEPADGHLAEPAETDHLNPAGSGHEQGFVPPDAAEVREQGFASTDAGGGREQGFVPTEAGGESASGLVGESASDSADRGGESAFESAGNSPGQAGSESIVDSADGTQLLPKRQPRDAPRGGFDPPRPIQPSMRPIERRGPELSGTQSGSLFEPSVQPNQSAPEPPPARGSGEEAVPPGPFGPGSAMPRPGGGRPAEGYTVKASVTALRYCTEESPQFPRMVAEVWFRSAADAERVGFRPLH, from the coding sequence ATGTCCATTTTCGGGCAGGTGTGGCTCTGGAGCCTGCTGGCCTTCGTCGTCGGTGCGCTCATTTCCTGGCTGGTGCTGGCCCGGCCGATGCGCAGACGGGTCCAGGAGCTGGAGGAGCGGCTCGCGACGGCGCACGCCGACGCCGCCCGCACCCCGGCGAACGCCGGTGCCTCCCGAACCGCGCTGCTGTCCCCGGTCGGTGACGAGACGTCGGCTTGGACCCGTGAGGAGCCCCGCGGGGAGCAGGCTCAGCCCGCCGGCCGCGGCTTCGATCCTGAGTCGGAGTACGAGGCCGAGTACCGCACGGCCCCGGAACAGGTTGTTGCCGAACCCGCCACTCCTGGATCCGCTTTCGAATCGACTGCCTTCGACGATGCGGACGAGGCTTTCGCCCGCCCGGAGCACGGTTACCCGGACGCCGAGCGCACGACGGTGACGCCCAGCCTCGCCGCCCTCGACGGACCCACCGGCGACCCCGGGCACGGTGATCCGGGCTTTTCGGGCAACGGCCGGAGCACCGTAGGCGATCCGCACGTCGAGGAGTCCACTGTGGACTCCAACTATGGTGACGGGCGGACCACTGTGTACTCGGGCCTGGATGGAGCCGAGGAGTCCGGAGTGGACGCTGGGCTTCCCGGTTTCCCGGGTGTCGATCAGTCCGCTTCGGAGATTGGTGTTTCCGGTTCGGAGCCGGGTGTTCCGGCATCGGCCGATTCCGGGCACAGCGCAGTTTCCGGGCGGTTCGCGGAGGAGGAGGCGGGGGCCGAGTCCACTTCGGAGTCGTTCGCCCAGCGCGCCGGGCACGATCCCGATTACCGGGCCGCGGCCACCGACTACCTGAATCCGGCGGAGTCCGGCAGCGGGTACCACCGCGTGGCCGATACGCCATCGGCGGACGAGTACGGCAGCGGGTACCACCGTGCGCCGGAGCCGTCTGCTTTGGAGCGTCGGCTGGAACCGTCGCCGGTCGGTTTCGACGGCGGACCGTCCGCTCCGGACGAGCCGGTCTCGTTGTTCGAGCCCACCCCGCACCAGGAACCGGAAGCGGAGCCGGATTGGTTCCGCCGCCCGGACCTTCCGGAACGCTCCCCGTTCGAGGAGCCCGCGGACGGCCACCTCGCCGAACCCGCGGAGACCGACCACCTGAACCCCGCCGGCAGCGGTCATGAACAGGGCTTCGTCCCGCCGGATGCCGCTGAGGTTCGCGAGCAGGGCTTCGCATCGACGGATGCTGGCGGCGGTCGTGAGCAGGGCTTCGTGCCGACCGAGGCCGGTGGCGAGTCCGCGTCGGGGCTTGTCGGCGAGTCCGCCTCGGACTCTGCCGATCGCGGTGGCGAGTCCGCTTTCGAGTCGGCCGGGAACAGCCCCGGACAGGCCGGCTCGGAGTCCATTGTGGACTCCGCCGACGGTACTCAGCTCCTGCCCAAGCGTCAGCCGCGGGACGCGCCGCGTGGCGGGTTCGACCCGCCGCGGCCGATCCAGCCGTCGATGCGTCCGATCGAGCGGCGGGGACCGGAGCTGTCCGGTACGCAGAGCGGGTCTTTGTTCGAACCGTCCGTGCAGCCCAACCAGTCCGCACCGGAGCCGCCGCCCGCGCGGGGCAGCGGTGAGGAAGCGGTGCCTCCGGGACCGTTCGGGCCCGGATCGGCGATGCCCCGGCCCGGCGGTGGCCGCCCGGCCGAGGGGTACACGGTGAAGGCCAGCGTGACCGCATTGCGGTACTGCACCGAGGAATCACCGCAGTTCCCGCGGATGGTCGCGGAGGTCTGGTTCCGCAGCGCCGCGGACGCCGAGCGCGTCGGGTTCCGCCCACTGCACTGA
- a CDS encoding NADH-quinone oxidoreductase subunit J — protein sequence MIAAVLAQATGAVDQSVPVGEAIAFWILGPVCLLGALGMIFSRNAVHSALWLVLTMLSLGALYMTQSAPFLGFTQIIVYTGAIMMLFLFVLMLVGRESSDSVVEVLRGQRLAATVLGVGLAALIAAGVFRSLVNVTPAQPLDPYSTAGGAAGGLGRIIFTEYLFPFELTSALLITAALGAMVLAFTDRNAKNGKLSQRELVKMRFRGEHDRPSPLPGPGVFATANSVAVPALLPDGSVAPESLSEIIESTSAIQLMRDRKLIADEGPKPDAHALVGAEQPETGEEEGEGK from the coding sequence ATGATCGCCGCAGTTCTCGCACAGGCGACGGGGGCGGTCGACCAGTCGGTTCCGGTAGGCGAGGCCATCGCGTTCTGGATCCTCGGCCCGGTCTGCCTGCTCGGCGCGCTGGGGATGATCTTCTCCCGCAACGCCGTGCACTCGGCGCTGTGGCTGGTGCTCACCATGCTGAGCCTGGGCGCGCTGTACATGACCCAGTCCGCGCCGTTCCTCGGGTTCACCCAGATCATCGTCTACACCGGCGCGATCATGATGCTGTTCCTGTTCGTGCTGATGCTGGTCGGGCGGGAGAGTTCCGATTCGGTGGTCGAGGTGCTGCGCGGGCAGCGGCTGGCCGCCACGGTCCTCGGCGTCGGGCTGGCCGCGCTGATCGCGGCCGGGGTGTTCCGCTCGCTGGTGAACGTGACGCCGGCGCAGCCGCTGGACCCGTACTCCACGGCAGGCGGCGCGGCCGGCGGGCTCGGCCGGATCATCTTCACCGAGTACCTGTTCCCGTTCGAGCTGACCTCCGCGCTGCTGATCACCGCCGCGCTCGGTGCCATGGTGCTCGCGTTCACCGATCGCAACGCCAAGAACGGCAAGCTCAGCCAGCGCGAGCTGGTCAAGATGCGCTTCCGCGGTGAGCACGACCGTCCGTCGCCGCTGCCGGGGCCGGGGGTGTTCGCCACCGCGAACTCGGTGGCCGTCCCGGCACTGCTGCCGGACGGTTCGGTGGCGCCGGAGTCGCTGTCGGAGATCATCGAATCGACTTCGGCGATCCAGCTGATGCGCGACCGCAAGCTCATCGCGGACGAGGGACCGAAGCCGGACGCGCACGCGCTGGTCGGCGCGGAGCAGCCCGAAACGGGCGAAGAAGAAGGGGAAGGAAAGTGA
- the nuoN gene encoding NADH-quinone oxidoreductase subunit NuoN codes for MFLAQAPTAAVQAPAVDYAAVLPMLIVFGIACVGVLVEAFAPKATRWGIQVAISVIAIVAAGVSLITYASGSAPQAGTTTFSGAISVDGPSLFLWGTLLLLALGALFLIADRKVEPGGAFVAQAAISPGTARDRAQAGATTASQTEVFPLTLFALGGMMAFCAANDLLTMFIALEVLSLPLYLMCGLARRRRLISQESAVKYFLLGAFSSAFFLYGLALLYGYANSVKLADIAHAAAGSDRSDTLLFAGLGLLVVGLLFKGSVGPFHTWTPDVYQGAPTPVTGFMAACTKVAAFGGILRVLSVAFSSTSWEWRGVLWAVAIISMVIGAILGLTQTDVKRMIAYSSIAHAGFLLVGAIAMTEDGLSSTLFYLLAYGFTTLAAFGVISLVRDSTGEATHLSAWAGLAKRSPVLAGVFTFLLLALAGIPLTSGFVGKFVVFSAALSDGMAPLVVVALVFSAVAAFFYLRVIVLMYFSEPAADGPTVTVPGGFTTAAITLGVVVTLVLGIVPAFALNWAASGGFAS; via the coding sequence ATGTTCCTCGCGCAGGCGCCCACCGCGGCGGTGCAGGCGCCCGCGGTCGATTACGCGGCCGTGCTGCCGATGCTGATCGTCTTCGGCATCGCATGTGTGGGTGTCCTGGTGGAAGCGTTCGCGCCCAAGGCGACGCGGTGGGGGATCCAGGTCGCGATCTCGGTCATCGCGATCGTGGCCGCCGGGGTTTCGCTGATCACCTACGCCAGCGGCTCGGCACCGCAGGCGGGCACCACCACGTTCTCCGGGGCGATCTCGGTGGACGGGCCGTCGTTGTTCCTGTGGGGCACGCTGCTGCTGCTGGCCCTCGGCGCGTTGTTCCTCATCGCGGACCGCAAGGTCGAGCCGGGCGGTGCGTTCGTGGCGCAGGCGGCGATCAGTCCCGGCACCGCGCGGGACCGCGCGCAGGCCGGTGCCACCACGGCGTCGCAGACCGAGGTCTTCCCGCTGACGTTGTTCGCGCTCGGCGGCATGATGGCCTTCTGCGCGGCCAACGACCTGCTCACCATGTTCATCGCCCTCGAGGTGCTGAGCCTGCCGCTGTACCTGATGTGCGGTCTCGCGCGGCGGCGCCGGCTCATCTCGCAGGAGTCGGCGGTGAAGTACTTCCTGCTGGGCGCGTTCTCCTCGGCGTTCTTCCTCTACGGGCTGGCGCTGCTCTACGGCTACGCGAACTCGGTCAAGCTCGCCGACATCGCGCACGCCGCGGCCGGTTCGGACCGGTCGGACACGCTGTTGTTCGCCGGGCTCGGACTGCTCGTGGTGGGCTTGCTGTTCAAGGGTTCGGTGGGGCCGTTCCACACCTGGACCCCGGACGTCTACCAGGGTGCGCCGACGCCGGTCACCGGCTTCATGGCGGCTTGCACGAAGGTGGCCGCGTTCGGCGGGATCCTGCGGGTGCTCTCGGTCGCGTTCTCCTCGACCAGCTGGGAATGGCGCGGGGTGCTGTGGGCGGTGGCGATCATCTCGATGGTGATCGGCGCGATCCTCGGCCTCACCCAGACCGACGTGAAGCGGATGATCGCCTACTCCTCGATCGCGCACGCGGGCTTCCTGCTCGTCGGTGCCATCGCGATGACCGAGGACGGCCTGTCCAGCACGCTGTTCTACCTGCTGGCCTACGGGTTCACCACGCTCGCCGCGTTCGGCGTGATCAGCCTGGTCCGCGATTCCACCGGGGAGGCCACCCACCTGTCCGCGTGGGCCGGGCTGGCGAAACGGTCGCCGGTGCTGGCGGGGGTGTTCACGTTCCTGTTGCTGGCACTGGCCGGGATCCCGTTGACGAGCGGGTTCGTGGGCAAGTTCGTGGTGTTTTCCGCCGCGCTGTCGGACGGGATGGCCCCGCTGGTGGTGGTCGCGCTGGTGTTCAGCGCGGTGGCCGCGTTCTTCTACCTGCGGGTGATCGTGCTGATGTACTTCTCCGAACCGGCCGCGGACGGCCCGACGGTCACCGTGCCGGGTGGCTTCACCACCGCGGCCATCACGCTCGGCGTGGTGGTGACCCTGGTGCTCGGCATCGTGCCCGCGTTCGCGCTGAACTGGGCAGCCTCCGGCGGATTCGCCTCGTAA
- the nuoI gene encoding NADH-quinone oxidoreductase subunit NuoI: MAATDFLNPIKGFGVTFGMMFKKVATEEYPEAGAPAAPRYHGRHQLNRHPDGLEKCVGCELCAWACPADAIFVEGGDNTEEARYSPGERYGADYQINYLRCIGCGLCIEACPTRSLTMINFYELADDDRQRLIYTKEDLLAPLLPGMEQPPHPMRLGENEQDYYVNGPELARGAQEAKQ, translated from the coding sequence ATGGCGGCAACTGACTTCCTCAATCCCATCAAGGGATTCGGCGTCACCTTCGGGATGATGTTCAAGAAGGTCGCCACCGAGGAGTACCCGGAGGCCGGTGCCCCGGCCGCCCCGCGCTACCACGGGCGCCACCAGCTCAACCGGCATCCGGACGGGCTGGAGAAGTGCGTCGGCTGCGAACTGTGCGCGTGGGCCTGCCCGGCGGACGCGATCTTCGTGGAGGGCGGCGACAACACCGAGGAGGCGCGGTACTCCCCTGGTGAACGCTACGGCGCGGACTACCAGATCAACTACCTGCGCTGCATCGGCTGCGGGCTGTGCATCGAGGCGTGCCCGACGCGATCCCTCACGATGATCAACTTCTACGAGCTCGCCGACGACGACCGTCAGCGGCTCATCTACACCAAGGAAGACCTGCTCGCCCCGCTGCTGCCCGGGATGGAGCAGCCGCCGCACCCGATGCGGCTCGGCGAGAACGAACAGGACTACTACGTCAACGGGCCGGAACTGGCCCGCGGGGCGCAGGAGGCGAAGCAATGA
- a CDS encoding NADH-quinone oxidoreductase subunit M → MTWLLALILLPLVGSLALAFLKGNDRAAVATALVVSIVEFLLIIPFWASYSPSGERIQQATTMDWIPTFGIHISFGTDGISLIMIAVIALLVPIVVGALGLTDKLPAGRSAGGFLSLILLQEAITIGVFAATDVFLFYVLFEIMLIPMYFLIGGYGGANRQYAAVKFFLYSFLGGLIMLASAIGAYSLASDKLGKGTFDWATLVTVVRDAPTGTQVWLFLGFFLAFAIKAPLVPFHTWLPDAAGQAPIGVAVLLVGVLDKVGTFGFLRYCLPMFPEASKTLAPLVLVLSVIGVIYGSILAAGQTDMKRFLAYVSIAHFGFIALGIFTFNEQAMVGSVSYMLNHSLSTGMLIVVVGLIVMRGGSTRISDYGGMAKVTPLLGGMLLIAGLSALSLPGTNSFISEFLVLLGSFVDHPVYTIIATVGMVLAAAYVLWLYQRVMQGPVRGDALIGAGGGPGTAMAPELGAKKAIKDLGGREIAILAPMVILIIGLGVYPKPMLDTITPSVQATLSAVQGGK, encoded by the coding sequence ATGACTTGGCTTCTGGCGCTCATCCTGCTGCCCCTGGTGGGCTCGCTGGCGCTGGCGTTCCTCAAGGGGAACGACCGGGCGGCGGTCGCGACCGCGCTCGTCGTGTCCATTGTGGAGTTCCTGCTGATCATTCCGTTCTGGGCGAGCTACTCGCCCTCGGGCGAACGCATCCAGCAGGCCACCACGATGGACTGGATCCCGACGTTCGGCATCCACATCTCGTTCGGCACCGACGGCATCTCGCTGATCATGATCGCGGTGATCGCGCTGCTCGTGCCGATCGTGGTGGGGGCGCTCGGGCTCACCGACAAGCTCCCGGCCGGCCGCAGTGCCGGCGGGTTCCTGTCGCTGATCCTGCTGCAGGAGGCGATCACGATCGGCGTCTTCGCGGCGACCGACGTGTTCCTCTTCTACGTGCTGTTCGAGATCATGCTGATCCCGATGTACTTCCTGATCGGCGGCTACGGCGGCGCGAACCGGCAGTACGCGGCGGTGAAGTTCTTCCTGTACTCGTTCCTCGGCGGCCTGATCATGCTGGCCTCGGCGATCGGGGCGTACTCGCTGGCCTCGGACAAGCTCGGCAAGGGCACCTTCGACTGGGCCACCCTGGTCACCGTGGTGCGGGACGCGCCGACCGGCACCCAGGTCTGGCTCTTCCTCGGGTTCTTCCTCGCCTTCGCGATCAAGGCCCCGCTGGTGCCGTTCCACACCTGGCTGCCCGACGCGGCCGGCCAGGCGCCGATCGGCGTCGCGGTGCTGCTGGTCGGCGTGCTGGACAAGGTCGGCACGTTCGGCTTCCTGCGCTACTGCCTGCCGATGTTCCCGGAGGCGAGCAAGACACTGGCGCCGCTGGTGCTGGTGCTCTCGGTGATCGGCGTGATCTACGGGTCGATCCTCGCGGCCGGGCAGACCGACATGAAGCGGTTCCTCGCCTACGTCTCGATCGCCCACTTCGGCTTCATCGCGCTGGGCATCTTCACCTTCAACGAGCAGGCCATGGTCGGCTCGGTGTCCTACATGCTCAACCACAGCCTTTCCACCGGCATGCTGATCGTGGTGGTCGGCCTGATCGTGATGCGCGGTGGTTCGACCCGCATCTCGGACTACGGCGGGATGGCGAAGGTGACCCCGCTGCTGGGCGGGATGCTGCTGATCGCCGGGCTGTCGGCGCTGTCGCTGCCCGGTACGAACTCGTTCATCAGCGAGTTCCTGGTGCTGCTGGGGTCCTTTGTGGACCACCCGGTGTACACGATCATCGCGACCGTGGGCATGGTGCTCGCCGCGGCCTACGTGCTGTGGCTCTACCAGCGGGTCATGCAGGGCCCGGTACGGGGCGACGCGCTGATCGGCGCCGGCGGCGGCCCCGGCACCGCGATGGCACCGGAACTGGGTGCCAAGAAGGCCATCAAGGACCTCGGCGGACGCGAGATCGCCATTCTCGCGCCGATGGTCATCCTGATCATCGGCTTGGGTGTGTATCCCAAGCCGATGCTCGACACGATCACCCCGTCGGTGCAGGCGACACTGTCTGCCGTGCAGGGAGGCAAGTAA
- a CDS encoding polyprenyl synthetase family protein, translating into MSSPPPGPARDGAVEDLRATVGLPIEDEQLLRSIAGDLAEVEVLLRDVVKSDVPAVHDAALHLVEAGGKRFRPLFTLLSAQFGPKQGEQVRIAAAAVELVHLATLYHDDVMDEATMRRGAESVNARWDNTVAILTGDFLFAHASRLVADLGTDAARIIAETFGELVTGQMRETVGPGAGDDPVEHYLTVIGQKTGSLIATAGRFGGMMSGADEEHVQALRRFGDIVGTAFQISDDIIDIASPSVELGKAQGTDLREGVRTLPMLYALADPGTDPRLSDLLSGPITEDALVEEALGLLRRSSGLERARVTLSDYASRARGELAALPASPARDACESVADYMVARTF; encoded by the coding sequence GTGTCTTCACCACCTCCGGGGCCGGCCCGGGATGGCGCTGTCGAGGACCTGCGCGCGACCGTCGGCCTGCCGATCGAGGACGAGCAGCTGCTCCGGTCCATCGCGGGTGACCTCGCCGAGGTCGAGGTGCTGCTGCGTGACGTCGTGAAGAGCGACGTGCCGGCCGTGCACGACGCGGCGTTGCACCTGGTCGAAGCGGGGGGCAAACGTTTTCGTCCGCTCTTCACGCTGCTGTCCGCGCAGTTCGGGCCCAAGCAGGGTGAGCAGGTCCGCATCGCGGCCGCCGCGGTCGAGCTGGTGCACCTGGCGACGCTGTACCACGACGACGTGATGGACGAGGCGACCATGCGCCGCGGCGCGGAGAGCGTGAACGCGCGCTGGGACAACACCGTCGCGATCCTCACCGGCGACTTCCTCTTCGCGCACGCCTCCCGGCTCGTCGCCGACCTCGGCACGGACGCCGCGCGGATCATCGCCGAGACGTTCGGCGAGCTGGTGACCGGGCAGATGCGGGAGACCGTCGGCCCCGGCGCGGGCGACGACCCGGTCGAGCACTACCTCACCGTGATCGGGCAGAAGACCGGTTCGCTGATCGCCACCGCCGGCCGGTTCGGCGGCATGATGTCCGGCGCGGACGAGGAGCACGTGCAGGCGCTGCGCCGATTCGGTGACATCGTCGGCACCGCGTTCCAGATCTCGGACGACATCATCGACATCGCCTCGCCCTCGGTCGAACTGGGCAAGGCGCAGGGCACCGACCTGCGGGAAGGCGTTCGCACGCTGCCGATGCTGTACGCGCTGGCCGATCCGGGCACCGATCCGCGGCTGAGTGACCTGCTGTCCGGCCCGATCACCGAAGACGCCCTCGTCGAGGAGGCGCTCGGGCTGCTGCGCCGTTCGAGCGGCCTCGAACGCGCGCGCGTCACTCTTTCCGACTACGCTTCCCGAGCACGTGGAGAGCTCGCCGCGCTGCCCGCTTCCCCCGCGCGTGACGCTTGCGAGTCGGTCGCCGACTACATGGTCGCGCGTACGTTCTAA
- the nuoK gene encoding NADH-quinone oxidoreductase subunit NuoK: MTPSYYLLLSALLFAIGAVGVLVRRNAIVVFMCIELMLNAVNLSLVTFARINGGLDGQVMAFFVMVVAAAEVVVGLAIIMAIFRTRRSASVDDTNLLKY, encoded by the coding sequence GTGACCCCGAGCTACTACCTGCTGCTTTCGGCGTTGCTGTTCGCGATCGGAGCCGTCGGCGTGCTCGTGCGCCGCAACGCGATCGTCGTGTTCATGTGCATCGAGCTGATGCTCAACGCGGTGAACCTCAGCCTGGTCACCTTCGCCCGGATCAACGGCGGGCTGGACGGCCAGGTGATGGCGTTCTTCGTGATGGTGGTCGCCGCCGCCGAGGTCGTGGTGGGCCTGGCGATCATCATGGCGATCTTCCGCACCCGCCGTTCGGCCTCGGTCGACGACACGAACCTGCTGAAGTACTAG
- the nuoL gene encoding NADH-quinone oxidoreductase subunit L, whose translation MTASSWLLVALPALGALILLLSGKRARAWGHLLGTATVVLAFVYAVILFFATGSKSTVDTKVFSWIPVDQLQVDFGLRIDALSLTFVLLITGVGMLIHFYSIGYLADDEGRHRFFAYLNLFVASMLILVLGNSFVTLYLGWEGVGLASYLLIGWYQHRPAAATAAKKAFLMNRVGDVGLALAIFLMFKYTGSTGYAQVFDGVASGQIPSGAITAIAILLLLGACGKSGQFPLQAWLPDAMEGPTPVSALIHAATMVTAGVYLVARSNVIFSATPDGRLVVTLVGAITLLLGCIVGCAYDDIKKVLAYSTVSQIGYMMLAVGLGPGIYALGIMHLVAHGFFKAGLFLGAGSVMHGMNDEVDMRKFGGLAKKMPITFVTFGLGYLAIIGFPFLTGYYTKDAIIEAAFGQEGWRGWVFGLATVIGAGLTAFYMTRLMMMTFFGKSRWKEIKSADGRDFHPHESTPVMWIPMVILAVGSVGAGAFFALGNRFVDWLSPVLGEFEEAEHTPIPSWTVPAATLVLAAIGVLLAVWLFRPSRDVPVEKPERVSWPVRAARRDLYGNALNETLVARPGTWLSRALVYVDNRGVDGAVNGLAAALGGGSGRLRRLQTGFVRSYALSMLGGTFLLLAALLLVRFS comes from the coding sequence GTGACCGCATCATCGTGGCTGCTGGTGGCCCTGCCCGCCCTCGGCGCCCTGATTCTCCTGCTTTCCGGGAAACGGGCACGGGCGTGGGGGCATCTGCTCGGCACCGCCACCGTCGTACTGGCCTTCGTGTACGCCGTGATCCTGTTCTTCGCCACGGGCAGCAAATCCACAGTGGACACCAAGGTGTTCTCCTGGATCCCGGTCGACCAGTTGCAGGTGGACTTCGGGCTGCGGATCGACGCGCTGTCGTTGACGTTCGTGCTGCTGATCACCGGCGTCGGCATGCTGATCCACTTCTACTCGATCGGCTACCTGGCCGACGACGAGGGCAGGCACCGGTTCTTCGCCTACCTGAACCTCTTCGTCGCCTCGATGCTGATTCTGGTGCTGGGCAACAGCTTCGTGACGCTGTACCTCGGCTGGGAGGGGGTGGGCCTCGCGTCCTACCTGCTCATCGGCTGGTACCAGCACCGCCCGGCCGCGGCGACCGCGGCGAAGAAGGCGTTCCTGATGAACCGCGTCGGGGACGTCGGGCTGGCGCTGGCGATCTTCCTGATGTTCAAGTACACCGGCTCGACCGGCTACGCGCAGGTCTTCGACGGTGTCGCAAGCGGGCAGATCCCCTCCGGCGCGATCACCGCGATCGCGATCCTGCTGCTGCTCGGAGCCTGCGGTAAGTCGGGCCAGTTCCCGCTGCAGGCCTGGCTGCCGGACGCGATGGAGGGCCCGACCCCGGTGTCCGCGCTGATCCACGCGGCGACGATGGTCACCGCGGGCGTCTACCTGGTCGCCCGCTCGAACGTGATCTTCAGCGCCACACCGGACGGCAGGCTCGTGGTCACCCTGGTCGGCGCGATCACGCTGCTGCTCGGATGCATCGTCGGCTGCGCCTACGACGACATCAAGAAGGTGCTCGCGTACTCCACGGTCAGCCAGATCGGCTACATGATGCTGGCGGTCGGGCTCGGGCCGGGCATCTACGCGCTCGGCATCATGCACCTGGTCGCGCACGGCTTCTTCAAGGCCGGGCTGTTCCTCGGCGCCGGTTCGGTCATGCACGGCATGAACGACGAGGTCGACATGCGCAAGTTCGGCGGGCTGGCGAAGAAGATGCCGATCACCTTCGTCACCTTCGGCCTCGGCTATCTGGCGATCATCGGCTTCCCGTTCCTCACCGGGTACTACACCAAGGACGCGATCATCGAGGCCGCGTTCGGCCAGGAAGGCTGGCGTGGCTGGGTGTTCGGGCTCGCCACGGTGATCGGCGCCGGGCTCACGGCGTTCTACATGACCCGGCTGATGATGATGACCTTCTTCGGCAAGTCGCGGTGGAAGGAGATCAAGTCCGCCGACGGCCGCGACTTCCACCCGCACGAGTCCACGCCGGTGATGTGGATCCCGATGGTGATCCTGGCGGTCGGCTCGGTCGGTGCGGGCGCGTTCTTCGCGCTGGGCAACCGGTTCGTCGACTGGCTGTCCCCGGTGCTCGGCGAGTTCGAGGAGGCCGAGCACACCCCGATTCCGTCGTGGACGGTGCCGGCGGCCACCCTGGTGCTCGCGGCGATCGGCGTGCTGCTGGCGGTGTGGCTGTTCCGGCCGTCGCGCGACGTCCCGGTCGAGAAGCCCGAGCGGGTGTCCTGGCCGGTCCGCGCGGCCCGGCGGGACCTCTACGGCAACGCGCTCAACGAGACGCTGGTCGCCCGTCCGGGCACCTGGCTGTCGCGGGCGCTGGTCTACGTGGACAACCGCGGGGTGGACGGGGCGGTCAACGGCCTCGCCGCGGCCCTCGGCGGTGGATCCGGGCGGCTGCGCCGGCTGCAGACCGGGTTCGTGCGGTCCTACGCGTTGTCCATGCTCGGTGGCACGTTCCTGCTTCTGGCGGCCCTTCTGCTGGTGAGGTTCTCCTGA